ACCGTACGTTCCGAATCTGGTACGCGCGGATACACTGCGGTAAGTGCGCTCCGTCGGAAAATACTTTGACCATAATCGGAATTTATGGTATACTATATGACTATGAGTGATACGAAAATGACATTTGAAGTGAATCAGAAAATCGTCTACCCCTCCCAAGGCGTAGGGAAAATTACCGAAATCACTGAAAAAAAATTCAAAGACAACGTGCTGCCCTACTACGTGATTTACCTCGAGGTTTCCGATATGACCGTTATGGTTCCGGTCAACCGCGTTGAAGAATTGGGAATCCGCGCCATCGTGTCTCAGCAGGAAGCGCTGCAGGCCATCGAAATGATGGGTGAGGAAGTCGAACCCGTTACGTCGGATTGGAAACTCCGCTATCAGATGAACCTTGATTTGCTCAAAAAAGGAAGCGTTTCCGATATCGCGACTATTGTCCGCTGTTTGTATCACCGCAGCAAAGTAAAGGAACTGCCGATTCTTGAACGCAAATTATACGATTCGGCTAAAAAACTGCTTGAAGACGAAATTTCATTCGCGCTCGAAAAAACACCGAAAGAGGTGGAGACGCTGCTGCTTGCAAAACTGGAACCGCTCGGTTTGCTGCGCGATTCCAAGCATTCGGCGAATGCGGATAACTTCGATGACGACGATGAGGAATTCATCGACGACAATGAAGAAGACATCATAGAGGAAGAAGAAGACGAAGAGCCGGACGGTGAAGACGAAGAATGACGCCGTGCGTATCGCGCTTATCATCGCCGCGGCGGGTTCTTCCGCCAGAATGGGCGGAACGGTAAAAAAAGAGCTGCTGCCGCTGCCGGGAACGGACGCGACGGTGATTTCTTCCGCAACGGAAGCGTTTTTGAGCGCATTGCCCGTCCGTACCGTACTCGTAACGGTACCGCCCCGCGGCGGAATCGAGATGACCGAACGGATGCGGAACGCGCTGTTCGCTTCCCCCCGAATCACCGATATATTCAGCCGAAAACCCGACACACCAGAATTGATTTTTACCGAAGGCGGCGAGAGCCGGCAGGAATCGGTATTTCACGCATTGAAAAAACTCGCTGCCGGCGCGGAAACGCCGGATATCGTGCTCATTCACGACGGAGCGCGGCCGTTCGTTACGCCGGATATCGTAACCGGCGTATACCGCGGCGTGCTTGAACACGGAGCCGCCGTCTGCGCGGTGCCCGCCGTCGACACGCAAAAAGAAACGGACGGAACCGGTAAAATAACCGCTCACCTTGATCGCTCCCGCATCGCGGCCGTGCAAACGCCGCAGGGTTTCCGCTTTGCGCAGCTGTTGGCGGCACACGAAAAAGCCGCGGCGGACGGCGGCGTCTATACGGATGATACTGAAATCTGGGATAAATACGTTTCGCCCGTGTACATCGTTCCCGGTTCGCCCGAAAACAGGAAAATCACGTACGCGTCTGATCTCCCCTGCAAAAAAGAACCGTTCCCGACGATACGAACCGGACTCGGCTACGATTTGCACCGATTGACGGAAGGAAGAAAACTCATCATCGGCGGGGTCGTCGTTCCCTTTTCAAAAGGAGAAGCGGGTCATTCCGACGGAGACGTGTTACTTCACGCAATAACGGACGCACTGCTCGGTGCGGCGGGACTCGGCGATATCGGCGAACTTTTTCCGCCATCCGATCCCGAATGGAAAGACGCCGATTCGGCCGGACTGCTGAAGGCGGCGTGGGATACGGTACGACGCGCGGGCTGGCGGCTGGGCAACATGGATTGCGTCGTCGCGCTCGAACAGCCGAAACTCCTGCCGTACCGCACTGCGATACGCGCTTCCGTAGCCGGCATATTGGGCACGGATACGGATTCCGTATTCGTAAAAGCAAAGACGGGAGAAAAATTACCGCCGATAGGGACCGGCGAGGCAATAGAAGCGTGGGTTACGTGTCTGCTGTGCAAAATAAACGGCGTCTGAGCGGACCTTTCGCAAACAGACGGCGCGCCCGCAAACCGCGGGATTTCCGCAAACAGGCAGCGCGGCCGCCCCGCTGCACTATCGCGGCATTTCAAGAATCAATTCAACTTCCGCTTCCGTAAGCTTCAAGCCGCGCGCAATTTCCTTGACCGTCCAATTCTGATGGGCAAGCTGAATGACCTGCTCGCGGACGCTGATAGGCGGCGCTCCGGCGGCACCCGATTCGCGCGCGGTGTCTTTGCGCAGCAGCGCGCCGAGCAGTTTTACCTGTTCGTCCGCCGTTTTCGCAATTTCCTGCAGTCGCTTTTCACTGTTTACGATGCCTTCGCGCGCGTTCATGACTTCGCCGATATGTTTTTCCGTTTCGGAAATGACGTTGTCCAACGCGTCGAGTTTTTCAACCGCATCGGAAATCCGCCCGCTGTTGTCTACCAGCCGATCCACGTCGCGGCGCACACCGTCGATTTTTTCGGGTATCTGCACGACCTGACCGTTGCACGCTTCAAGCCGTTTTTCCAGCTGTTCCAGATTGGTGAACGCTTTATCCACGTCGAGTATCGTCCGGTCAAGCACGTCGTTTTTCTTTTCAAGACGATCGTACCGCACCGAAATGTTTGAAAGCGTATCCTGAAACCGCCGGACTTCAATCTGCAGATTCTGCAAATCGTCGTTCGTCGTCTGAAGTTCCGAAATTTTCTGATCCATGGAAGATGAAAGCTGCATGAGCCGGTTGAAATCCGACTCGAGCATTTCGATGTGCTTTTTTTCGCTCGAAAATTTCAGCAGTTTCTGATTAACTTCGTCTTCCATTTTGCGCATTCTCTGGAATTCCTGATCGAGGACGGAAATTTCTTTTTTGAAATTTTCAAGATTGCCGATATCGGCGCGCAGCCCGGCGATTTCTTCTTCAAGTTTCGATTTCAGATCTTCCGCCTTATCGAAAAGCGGAAGTTGGGCGGTAAACTGCTTCAAACGCTTGTCGATATCGTCCATCGACATGTTCAGCGTATTGGCGTCGGCCTGCATTTTCAAAACCATCTGAGACTGCGCGGCTTCGTTTTTATCGCGTATTTCCTGAACGAGCGTTTTAAGCGCCCGCAGTTTCTGTTCGGCGTCGCTGTTCTGCTCCCGGATACGGCGCTGCGTGTCTTCAAGCAGCGCGTCGTACGTTTTCTGGAAATCTTCCATGACGCCGGCGGCGCGGGTTTCGCAATCGGCGAGCGTCTGATTCGTCTCGGTTTTGAGCGATTCGAGTTTTTGCGCAATGCCGGAACGTTCTTCGGCTATTTTTTCACCGTAATCGGCAATATCGGATTCAAACGACAGCTTTACCTGCTCGATCATGTCGGCCGACTGCTGCTTCAAGCTGTCCAATTTTCCGCCGAACAGCGTCCGGCTTTCGTCAAACTGGGCGCGCAGCCGCTCCTGCCAGGCAGCGAGTTCCGACACCAGCCCGTCGATCGCGTCGCCGCTTTTATCCTGCGCGGCGGCAACCGTGCCGTTCAATCCGTCGAGCCGGTCGTTGATATCTTTTTCCGCACGGGAAAGCTGTTCGTTTACCGCCGTCGTGTACGCTTCAAGATCTTTTTTCAGCTGCAAATCGACGGCGGCTTTCGCGTTTTGCAAGCCGTCGCGGTACTGATCCACAAACTCGTGCAAACCGCGCTCGACGGCGGCGATCCGCTCCTGCACCGCACGCTCGGACTGTTTGGCGGAATCTTCAAACCGGGAAACCTGTTCGCGCGTTTTTTCATGGAGAACGGACAGACGGTCTTTCAGATCTTCTCCGTATTTCAGTTCAAGCGAACGCCGTTCGTTTTCATAATCCGACTGCATCACCGAAAGTTTGCCGTCAAAATCATCTTTCCAGCGATCCAAATCGGAAGTGAGCGTTTCGCCGCGCTTTCCCAGATCAGCCAAGAATTCCGTTTCAAAATCCTGTAATTTTGCGGAAACGTTGTCGTAAGCGCGCGCCTTCAGTTCTTCCAAATCGGCTTCAATCGTCTTGATCTGCCGGGCGATGTCGTCGGAATTCTTGCGGACGGCCAATTCAAATTCAGCCTGCCGCTGCTGCTGTTCACCGTTGAACGTCTGGAATTCGTTCAGAACGCGTTTTTGGGCTTCAAGCATCGCCTGACGTAAATCGGCTTCAAGCGTATCCACGTCGGCGCCGGCCGTATCGAGCCGTTCGAAACGGTACTGCATGTCTTCTTTATAATCTTCAAGCTGTTTATCCAGATTTGCCAAAAACGCGGTTTGGCGCGCGTCGTACGAACCGGCTATTTTCTTCATCGAATCGGCAACGGATACGTCGAATTCCGCCAGCTTGTCTTTCATGGCGGCGGCAAAATCTTCAAACCGGCGGACGGTCTCTTCGTTCTTTGCCGAAAGCCGCTGTTCAGATTGCTGCGCGGCTTCGTCGGCGACCCGCCAGGTGTCTTCTATTTTTGCGATAACGGCGCCGACCGACTCGGCGGTGCGGCGAACGTCGTCCTGCATTCCGGCAAGCGCTTTCTGCGTTTCTTCCGCGGAGGCGGCGCGGTAGGCTTCCGCCGATTCCTGCACGGCGGCGATTTTAGTGTTCAGTGAATTTTTCAGTTCTTCAAGCCGGGATTCCGCGCGTTCGGCATAACGGGACGCCATTTGCTGAGCGGATTCGTCGGCATCGGAGGCCGCCTGCTCGAACAGTGCCGTCATCCGCTGCGCAAGTTCATCCGTTTTCCGCGCAAGATCGTTCTGCAACCCGTCCAAAGAGAGCTGCATACCGTTTCCGGTTTCCGTCAATTCACGACTGCGCGCGTCTGCCTCAGCCAACGAGGTTTGAAGAGCAGAAACCGTCGTGTCGACGAGCGACTGTATTCCCGACAAACGGCTGTCGAGATATTTTTCGGTTTCTTCCATGTTTTTGGCGGATTCGATTTCAAAACTGTCCAGCAGCCGGCGCGCGTCGGTTTCAGCTTCGGCACGGGCCTGCGTAAAAGAATCCCGATACGTATTTTCCAACTCGGAAACGCGCTGACGCACGGACAGCTCAAGCGCGTCCAGTTTGCCCTCGGCATCCTGCAATTCGGAGGCAAGGCGGTCGGCCGTCTTTTCGGTCTGAGCAGAAACCGATTCCAGTTCTTCCCGAAGCGACGCCGACGCAGCGGCGATCTCTTCCTGTAATCCGGCGGTTTTTTCGTTCAGCGCGATGCCGCATTCGGCAAACCGGGCGGCGGAACGATCCATAAAACCTTTGAGTGCGTCGTTTTCAAGACTTTCGGCTTTTCTGACGGCTTCTGCGTGCGCGTTTTGAACGCGAGTATCAATAGAAGCAAGCAATTCGTCGTTTTTGGAAACGGCCTGCCGAACGGAATCTTCCAGTTCCGCTACCTGTACTTTGAAACGGCTCAGCAAATCGGTTCCGATCTGCTTCAGCCGTTCGTCGTTCGACGCGGCAAATTCGGCCGTCAGAGACGGAATCTTTTCTTCCAAAGCAGCCGCGGTTTTCATATAGTCGTGTACTTTCTTTTCCAATTTGCCGACCGCGTCCGACTCTTTTCCGACGCGCAGCATGTTTTCTTCCAGATTCGCCGTCATTTCCATTACCTGCTGCAGCAGCGAATCGTACGAGGACAGTTTTTTATCTATTTCATCGATTGCAGCGAGACGACCGGAAAGGTTTTCACTGATCAGCTGAAAATCTTCTATTTGCTTTTCAAGCCGTTTGACCGTCGCGATCGCCTGACTTTGCCGGACGTCGATATCGACC
This sequence is a window from Treponema brennaborense DSM 12168. Protein-coding genes within it:
- a CDS encoding SpiroCoCo family coiled-coil protein, which encodes MFNIFGTIFSIGVSVALILMFRYLDRNGRSLEKVKKYTDKIKGDLDARFGEQLQKLNAAAVDIDVRQSQAIATVKRLEKQIEDFQLISENLSGRLAAIDEIDKKLSSYDSLLQQVMEMTANLEENMLRVGKESDAVGKLEKKVHDYMKTAAALEEKIPSLTAEFAASNDERLKQIGTDLLSRFKVQVAELEDSVRQAVSKNDELLASIDTRVQNAHAEAVRKAESLENDALKGFMDRSAARFAECGIALNEKTAGLQEEIAAASASLREELESVSAQTEKTADRLASELQDAEGKLDALELSVRQRVSELENTYRDSFTQARAEAETDARRLLDSFEIESAKNMEETEKYLDSRLSGIQSLVDTTVSALQTSLAEADARSRELTETGNGMQLSLDGLQNDLARKTDELAQRMTALFEQAASDADESAQQMASRYAERAESRLEELKNSLNTKIAAVQESAEAYRAASAEETQKALAGMQDDVRRTAESVGAVIAKIEDTWRVADEAAQQSEQRLSAKNEETVRRFEDFAAAMKDKLAEFDVSVADSMKKIAGSYDARQTAFLANLDKQLEDYKEDMQYRFERLDTAGADVDTLEADLRQAMLEAQKRVLNEFQTFNGEQQQRQAEFELAVRKNSDDIARQIKTIEADLEELKARAYDNVSAKLQDFETEFLADLGKRGETLTSDLDRWKDDFDGKLSVMQSDYENERRSLELKYGEDLKDRLSVLHEKTREQVSRFEDSAKQSERAVQERIAAVERGLHEFVDQYRDGLQNAKAAVDLQLKKDLEAYTTAVNEQLSRAEKDINDRLDGLNGTVAAAQDKSGDAIDGLVSELAAWQERLRAQFDESRTLFGGKLDSLKQQSADMIEQVKLSFESDIADYGEKIAEERSGIAQKLESLKTETNQTLADCETRAAGVMEDFQKTYDALLEDTQRRIREQNSDAEQKLRALKTLVQEIRDKNEAAQSQMVLKMQADANTLNMSMDDIDKRLKQFTAQLPLFDKAEDLKSKLEEEIAGLRADIGNLENFKKEISVLDQEFQRMRKMEDEVNQKLLKFSSEKKHIEMLESDFNRLMQLSSSMDQKISELQTTNDDLQNLQIEVRRFQDTLSNISVRYDRLEKKNDVLDRTILDVDKAFTNLEQLEKRLEACNGQVVQIPEKIDGVRRDVDRLVDNSGRISDAVEKLDALDNVISETEKHIGEVMNAREGIVNSEKRLQEIAKTADEQVKLLGALLRKDTARESGAAGAPPISVREQVIQLAHQNWTVKEIARGLKLTEAEVELILEMPR
- the ispF gene encoding 2-C-methyl-D-erythritol 2,4-cyclodiphosphate synthase, which translates into the protein MKTKNDAVRIALIIAAAGSSARMGGTVKKELLPLPGTDATVISSATEAFLSALPVRTVLVTVPPRGGIEMTERMRNALFASPRITDIFSRKPDTPELIFTEGGESRQESVFHALKKLAAGAETPDIVLIHDGARPFVTPDIVTGVYRGVLEHGAAVCAVPAVDTQKETDGTGKITAHLDRSRIAAVQTPQGFRFAQLLAAHEKAAADGGVYTDDTEIWDKYVSPVYIVPGSPENRKITYASDLPCKKEPFPTIRTGLGYDLHRLTEGRKLIIGGVVVPFSKGEAGHSDGDVLLHAITDALLGAAGLGDIGELFPPSDPEWKDADSAGLLKAAWDTVRRAGWRLGNMDCVVALEQPKLLPYRTAIRASVAGILGTDTDSVFVKAKTGEKLPPIGTGEAIEAWVTCLLCKINGV
- a CDS encoding CarD family transcriptional regulator, producing MSDTKMTFEVNQKIVYPSQGVGKITEITEKKFKDNVLPYYVIYLEVSDMTVMVPVNRVEELGIRAIVSQQEALQAIEMMGEEVEPVTSDWKLRYQMNLDLLKKGSVSDIATIVRCLYHRSKVKELPILERKLYDSAKKLLEDEISFALEKTPKEVETLLLAKLEPLGLLRDSKHSANADNFDDDDEEFIDDNEEDIIEEEEDEEPDGEDEE